The following proteins are encoded in a genomic region of Synechococcus sp. ROS8604:
- a CDS encoding carboxysome peptide A: protein MLIVKVIKPLVSTNRIPDFEHKHLQVVLDGSTQKVAVDAVGAKPGDWVICVSSSAAREAAGSKSYPSDLTIVGIIDHWDPDAPKPSSSAKEAKS, encoded by the coding sequence ATGCTTATCGTCAAGGTCATCAAGCCACTGGTTTCTACCAACCGCATCCCAGATTTCGAACACAAGCACCTTCAAGTTGTTTTAGACGGGAGCACGCAAAAGGTTGCCGTCGATGCTGTTGGTGCAAAGCCAGGTGATTGGGTGATTTGTGTTAGCAGTTCTGCTGCTAGGGAAGCTGCCGGTAGTAAGTCCTATCCCAGCGACCTCACCATTGTTGGGATCATTGATCATTGGGATCCGGATGCACCAAAGCCATCGTCTTCAGCGAAGGAGGCAAAGAGCTAA